CTCAGCTCAACTGTGTCATCTCCTCAAAgagaccttccctgacccccCCCTTCTAAAGCAGCCCATCTCTATTCTTCTGCTTCgctcattcaacagacatttattgagtgcctactaaaTGCCAGGCGCTGTTCTAAGTGCTGAGAAAGCAGCAGGGACTCAATAGGGATGCCCAGGTCCTTCCTACATGTCCTCATGGCTCTCAAAAAATCTGATCATCTTGTTtgggaatctgcttgtctcttCTCACCAAGGGCCAGGAGGCCACAGCTAAGTCTCTCTTGTTCACTGTGTTCACCCACTGGGCACAGTACGTACTCcgtaaacatttgttaaaagaacggatggatggatggatggcaggCAGGTAGGTAAGGAGACTGGGTAAGTATGCAGGGCAGCTGACCCACTCTCCACCTGGCACTTGGTTCTTGCTAAGGTCTCACTGAGCTCAAATGAAGTTTTATCAAAGAAATCTCACTGTCCCCCTCTCAGGGGGAGCCCTCAGCCCTCAGCACTACCACCAGCAGGTCCTGCCCCACCCTGCATTCCCTCTTACTATGGTCATCTTGGCAAAGGCAGGCCACAGAGGGGAGTTAACTCAGCCTGCTTGGCGTAAATGGCATTAGTGTCCGTCTTCTAGAAGGAGCTCTTGTCACCTCAGTATCCTCCCTTCATTGCCATTCAGGCCCTGTGCCTAGTGACACTGCACATAGTCCAGTGGAGGGGCTCAGCCAAAGAGTGCCTGCAAGTCCCATGAACCTTCACCAGACCCAACAGCctgcctacctctctctctctctctctctctcatcttgtTCAGCTGCCTCTCTTCCCGGCTCTGAGACTTTGGCCAagtccctctccttcctggacCTTCATTTCCCTCCCATCAACGCACAAGGTGGGGCAGGACACACAGCTTCCTGGTCGCAGCCTAGAGGCAGGACTTGAACACCTCAGTGCAAAGATCCTGTGGTCCCTACTCCCACCAGCCCAAGAGCTCCCTGAGGCCTTGCAAACACTGCAGGCAAAGCCAGCCCCAGCTTGCCTGGTCTGCGAGAGCAACCTGCGAAACTGGCAGTCCTTGCAGATGCAAGCTGCACAACTGTCGAGCTCGGGCACCCTGAAACCCGACCCCCAAGTAGCAGCAAGCCCAAGGCCAAAAGTAAGTGCAGACTGCTGAAGGAGGTTTCTCCTCTCTGATTCAGCAggggccccacccagaccccagGGGCCACAGGACAAAGGTGGTCACTGCCTGGCTTGCTACCTCTCCTGACACTCCAAATCTTTATCCTTCCAGGACTATGGGAATCCCCAGAAAGCCAAGGTCACCATCAAGCCAGACTGAGGCAGAAGGGAGGAGCTGACAGCTCTGCCTCGAAGGGATCTGGGTGCAAAGGCGCTTACAAGCTGTGGCAGTAGGTACTATGGCTAACCCAAACACCCCTTAggctctgcctcccttcccctcttcaaCAACAACTGTCACCTTCATCAGAGAAAGCCTTCCAGCCCCAACTAAAGGCCTAAGAGGGTCTGGCCATTGCTGGCAGCCCAACAGACCTCCAGGAGCCTGGGGGAAGGGTGTGTGTCTGGTCTGGAGATGCCACCCTCTTCGCCAGCGCCCCCAACCCACCCTCATCTGGAACAGAGGGCACTTACAGGTCTTGGAGGCCGGAGACGGCCTCGTCCTGCGGATCCCATCCCTGGCCCGACGATGCCCCCAACCAGCAGCGGCGGCATGATTTGGGCGGCTGGTCCAGGCCGAAGGGTGAGGGtcgttggggggaggggaggacggtAGCCAAGCCTACTCCAAGTAACCATCGAAGACATCGAGCTCGGAGTCGGCATCGTAGAGGCCCGAGCCGGGGTCGGAGAGCACTCCGAGGTCCACGAGCGCCTGGTCCATGTCCTCGGGCAGGAAGACGAGGCCCACGTTGAGGACAATGTACTCCATGAGGAAGGCGTAGTATAGGATCAGCACATTGACGAAAAACAGGCCCACGTAGAACATAGAGGGCAGCAGAGACGGCGGCACGTAGGGGACCAGGGGGCCCAGCGCGTCCAGGTGGGCCGCGACCCGGGCGCCGGGCATGCAGGGGTCGGCGAGGGCGGCGGCCCGGCGATCCCAGCGATCTCAGCCGCTGCGGCGCCCGGGCGGCCGGCAAGGGGGCAGTTCAGCCATCCAGGGGCGCCCCGGGGGCTGGACCCAGGCGGCGCTGGGCCCCGGCGGTGCCCCGCCGGTGTGCGCCGGCCTCTGCGGACGCGCCCCGGCCCCTGAAACCTGCCCGGCGGGGTCCACGCACCCCAGATGTGCCCACACGGTCCTCTCGATCCACCCGGCGGACAGGCAGGCCCTCCCCCTGAGATGCCCGGCGGCTGCCCGGGTCCTCCGACGCGCCTCGTTCGCGCTCACAGGCCCTCGCAGCGCCGGCGGGGACCCCACCGCGGCTCAGCGTCGAGGGCCAGTCCCGGCGGCGGTCTCTCCAGCCCCGCCCGACAGTTCCTCGAGCCCCCTCCGCGCCCCCGCAGGCCCAGGGCCCATGGCTGCGGCCGCAGCGTCGCCCTCCGGGTCGCGTTCCGAGCACCGCCTCCGGAGCGGCCCCGCGCTCATTGGCCCGCCGCCCCTTGCCCGCGCTCATTGGCCCGCTCGACTCCCGCGCTCATTGGCCCGAGCCATCCGGAGGCGGTACCGATTCGCTCCGCCCCTCGGGGGCGCTGGCCTCTGAGCTGCTTCCCGGGTTCCGGGCTCCGCCCAGGTTTCAAATCAATTGGCTCTGCGAATCCCCCAGGGAGTAgcggggggggttgggggggctggGAAGAGACAGAACACAGTTCAAAACTAGACGTATCCAAAAGGTTAAGACAGCTGAAGGAAACCCCCGAGCTTCCTCAGCAGACCCCCTTGGACTTGGATATGGCGTCACGACTCAGTTTACCTGTCAAAAGGAGGCAGGGTAGGGGGGCGGTGAATTTATCAGTGAAAATCTCGGACTTTCCAAAGTGGCAGTTTTCCGTGGTGGGGAAGATTAATCAGTGCCTCCTTCATCTCTCCAAATTCTGGCTGCCAGAAGGTCTGCCCATTGCGAGGATGTGCATAATAGGGTTCAGGGACACTTGAATAAAGAGATTCCCAGGCAGGTCAGTCCTGCAGCAGTGGGGTTgcttcttgttttgctttgtaaACGATGTTTGAAAACAGGACGTGGTTAAACATTGAAACAACCAAGAAGTACATAGAAAAGTGAGTCTCGCCTTCCTTGATTCCCCTTCTCATGAGCGCCCTTGTATATCTTTCAGGAGACTGATCTTGCCCAAAGCGCCTTCCGGAGCAGTTCAACAGacctttactattttttaaagatttgatttttaagtaatctctacacccaaagtggggcttgaattcacaaccccaacatcaagtgtcgcatgctctgctgactgagccagccaggcgccaggACAGACCTTTAAATCTCAGGTCACACTGAGCTGGGTGTTTTACATACATCGCTTAATTGCAGCTAGACGTGGCTGTGTAGTGTGCTACCCctttgtacagatgaggaaatctaGGCCCAGAGAAAAGGGAGGGCCTGGAAAGATGCTAggtctgtgtgtgtttggagaTTAGACCTGCCcgtttttctccatttctgtctctttGCCCCTTTACATGAATTACAGAGCAAACCGTTAAACCTCCAACTGCTGAAGGTGAAATACACCTTCATTCCGTCACTCATTCACTCTGCCAATATTTGTTGAGACCCTATGATGTGCCAAACTTTGTGCTAGGCAGTGGGGAGAACATGGGCCCTCAGCCCAACTCTGAGCACAGTTAATGGGACACAGTAGGCCTTAGATAACTGCGGTgtagaaaggaatgaatgaatggtgaatAGGGCAGTCTTGCCTCCAGGTAGCTTAACTTCTACTCCAGGATAGAAATTTAGATACATTTTCTTGGCTTATGTGGGGAGTtggatgtttcttttcttcttctttttcttcaatgtGGTAGTTTTGGGAATTGCTTGAATTTTGGGTGAAGACTAGAGAAACCCTCTGAAAGCAGAGGAGGTTCAGTTTTGGTACATTGTTGCCTGAAGGcctttcaaaatctattttttaagtttaagtggaaaaagaaaaaaagctataaGGACAGTCAAGACCATTGCCGATTTGGTACAGATTAATTTACTGGGGCATAAAATGAGGGTGCCAGGGTTTGAACCACGCACGGactagctgcatgaccttgggtaagtcaacCCCTCTGTGATTCAGTTTCGCCATAGGTAGTATGGGGATGGATGATAGTACCCAGCTCCTAGGTTGGTGGTTAGCCTTAAATATCAGTATATGTAAAGCGCTCAGGACGGTGGCACATAGGATACGCCATGCAATAACTATTCTTATTCTTATAATACAAGCTAAAGATTGTAAACACTGCGGTTACTTTTAAGCACCCATCTTCACCGATTCCCTCCTCAGGGCTGCGCGCACAGGCTTCCCATTCCCGCCCACCCTCCGATACTGCGggctcttccccctcctctcgCTCCGCCTCTTCTCCAAGGCCGCAGGCCCGCAGTTGCCCGATGCACGCCGGGCCTTGTAGTTCGTTCGCAGAGTCCTGTCGGCGGGGGCCTCGCGAGCGAACTGCACTTCCCAGCGTTCCTCGTGGCGGCGGCCGTAAAGCGCGGCGGTCGAACGGCCGGTTCCGGCTGAATGTCAGTGCGGAGCTGTGGGCCGGGGAGGAAGGTGGTTGGCGGTCCCCCTACCACCTCCGCCGTTGCCTCCTCCGCTTGTGTTGCCGCTGCGGGCGCCCGGCCGCTCGGCCGCTCGGGCATGAGACCGTGAGGCGGGCAACGCGTCGGGGCCGCCAACATGTTTGGCCGCTCGCGGAGCTGGGTGGGCGGGGGCCATGGCAAGTCTTCCCGCAACATCCACTCCTTGGACCACCTCAAGTGAGTGTGTTGGGGGCTGAGGGGCCCAGGCCGCGGGGCTGGACGTGGGGTTGGGGGCGCATAGCCCCGGGCTGGGGGCGCTACGAGGTGTGAGAGCGAGGTGGAGGGCGGAGAGAGACCCCCGGGAGAGGCTGTACGATGGTTAAGAGCgagggctctggagtcagggcgcctgggttcGAACCCTGACACCGTCGCtcctcgctgtgtgaccttgggcaagtggcttagCTTCTCAGAATCTCAGTATCCCCATTTGTAAAGTAAGGGCATAGATTTCAGTTTACGGATGCAGACTTCGTTCTTCCCGGGGGCAGCGGTGGGCACCAAGCTTCTGAGGGTGGTACTTCTTAGGCTGGACAGCTTAGGGGCCAGAGATCTGGACCTGGGAGTCAGATCGGGGTTCGAATCTAAGTGTGTGAatttaggcctcagtttcctcagttgtAAAGTGGTTATAGTGACAGCACCTACTCCCTGTGGTTGTTTTGAGGGTTGGGTAAGGGAATGCTCGTAAAACTGGAAGCATGtacaagtgctcaataaaggaCAAtcgtttaaattttttttccccttgggggAGTCTAAGGAGGGGAATATCAGAAGTAGAGCTCTGGGGGAGGACAGGTGGCCAACATGGTCCTGGGAAGCAGGAGTGCACAGAATGGCCTTGCAGTCAGACCTGCATTCAAATCCTGATTCTACCGCTtaatggctgtgtgaccttggccaaattaCTTCACTTCCTTGAGCCTCTGGTTCCCCATCTGCAAATGGGGATGGTATACACTGTTCAAGGATTCAATAATATCATGCATGGAAAGAGATTGATCTAGTGTCTCTTATACTGTAGGTGGCTAATAGTTGTAGCTGTGTTTATCAGCTAGGTAAGGCCTTCCCAGACCACCCTACCTAAAGTGCTTACCCACTTCAGTTCCTTTCCTTCTGATCTTTCTCTTGCTTTCGTTCAATGCCTGTCTTCACTATCTGCCTTTaccctgttttttatttcttttctgtctgctCCTAAACTGGTACTTCCAGGAGAGCAGAGACTGCTTGTTCTGCTCACAGCTGTATTTCCAGCATCTAGcgctgtgcctggcacacagtaggagctcagtGGCTACCGaaagagtggggaaaaaatgggTGAATTGGGGACAGGTCCAGAGCATGCAGACAAACCtaggattttgggggggggtgaggcGATGGAAAATAGAGAT
The sequence above is drawn from the Neomonachus schauinslandi chromosome 5, ASM220157v2, whole genome shotgun sequence genome and encodes:
- the DEXI gene encoding dexamethasone-induced protein; its protein translation is MPGARVAAHLDALGPLVPYVPPSLLPSMFYVGLFFVNVLILYYAFLMEYIVLNVGLVFLPEDMDQALVDLGVLSDPGSGLYDADSELDVFDGYLE